One genomic segment of Jaculus jaculus isolate mJacJac1 chromosome 2, mJacJac1.mat.Y.cur, whole genome shotgun sequence includes these proteins:
- the Casp6 gene encoding caspase-6 produces the protein MSTDREENNPFCLHSAPPRGGEQNVTEIDAFYRSEVLDPAEKYKMDHKRRGTALIFNHERFFWHLTLPDRRGTSADRDNLSRRFSDLGFDVKCFNDLKAQELLNKIHEVSTSSHADADCFLCVFLSHGEGNHIYAYDAKIEIQTLTGLFKGDKCQSLVGKPKIFIIQACRGSQHDVPVVPLDVVDHQTEKLDNNVTEVDAASVYTLPAGADFLMCYSVAEGYYSHRETVNGSWYIQDLCEMLRKYGSSLEFTELLTLVNRKVSQRRVDFCKDPSAIGKKQVPCFASMLTKKLHFCPKSTN, from the exons ATgtcaacagacagagaggaaaataATCCTTTCTGCCTTCACAGCGCTCCTCCCAGAG GTGGGGAACAAAACGTGACGGAAATAGATGCCTTCTATAGAAG TGAAGTACTCGACCCAGCAGAAAAGTACAAGATGGACCACAAGAGGAGAGGAACTGCCCTGATCTTCAACCACGAGAGGTTCTTCTGGCACTTGACACTCCCAGATAGGCGAGGCACCAGCGCCGACAGGGACAACCTGAGCCGCAG GTTTTCAGATCTAGGATTTGACGTGAAATGCTTTAATGATCTCAAAGCACAAGAACTACTGAACAAAATTCACGAGG TGTCGACCTCGAGCCATGCAGACGCCGATTGCTTTCTGTGCGTCTTCCTGAGCCACGGTGAAGGCAATCACATTTATGCATACGACGCCAAAATTGAAATTCAGACACTGACCGGTTTGTTCAAAGGAGACAAGTGTCAAAGCCTAGTTGGGAAACCCAAGATATTTATCATTCAG GCATGCCGGGGGAGCCAGCATGATGTCCCAGTGGTCCCCTTGGATGTGGTGGATCACCAGACAGAGAAGCTGGACAACAACGTGACAGAGGTGGACGCGGCCTCTGTGTACACACTGCCTGCTGGAGCTGACTTCCTCATGTGTTACTCTGTTGCAGAAG GCTATTATTCTCATCGAGAAACTGTGAATGGCTCGTGGTACATTCAAGATTTATGTGAGATGTTGAGAAAGTATGGTTCCTCCTTGGAGTTCACAGAACTGCTCACCCTGGTGAACAGGAAGGTTTCTCAGCGCCGAGTGGACTTCTGCAAGGACCCCAGTGCTATTGGCAAGAAGCAGGTCCCCTGCTTTGCCTCCATGCTAACGAAAAAGCTGCATTTCTGTCCCAAATCTACTAACTAG